Genomic window (Candidatus Aquicultor sp.):
CACGGCGAATTGCCTCCGGCGAATTCATCTCGGCAACCATCCGCACCGCTTTTTCACGAAACTCTTTCGGGTACTTGTTTGGTATCGGCATAACTCTCCTTGTGGTAGCTTAGGTGCCTCCATTATACCCGGGGCGGTTCAGATCAGATGTGATGCAGTGAAAATAAGCGGATGCCTTCCTGGCGGTAAATAAAGGGTATTTAGGTGTTTTTGGCTGAGGTATTTGCCACGAACGCAACCTTTGCAATAAACCGCACCATAACAATGCCGCCTACAAATGTTAGCAAGTAGTAGGTGATGGCCCGCCACACCAGTACAATGAGGCCAATTATCTCCCCCGGCACAAGACCGAGCAGAAGACCGGTAAATGCGGCTTCGACAACGCCGCTTCCACCGGGCGTCGGTGATACCGGCGCTACACTGAAGATTAGCAAGATACGAAAGGCGAGTTTGCCAAGATTGCTCGCTGCATTAAACCCTATGAGTACAAGCGGTAAGATGGCGAACATTGAGAACCACGCAACTATTTCGCTTACAAAAACCGCTAAAATGGCGGGAGTGTTTCTCACGGCAAAGAGATCTTTTAAGTTAGAGCTAAGATAGTCAATCTCTCGGTAGACACGTGTGCGTATGGATTCGAGGCGCTGTGCGTTTACGCGCGCCACGAGAAAGCGCGCGCCCGTTATGCGCGATACCGCGTTTTTAGCGCTCACGGGTTGCTTGATAAAGAACAATGTAAGTAGCGACCATACAGCTGCGGCAAGAGCGATTCCGAGAAGGCTCGCCTGCACCGAGCTTGAGAGTGATGAGCGAAAAGTGATGAAAATCGTAAAGCCCAACACTGCGAAGAGCCACGATGATATGGTTGCCCTGGTGCTGACCACCGCTGTCGCCTGCCCTATGCTTAAGCCTTCATGCGTCAAAATATAGATTTGTGCGGGCAGCAGCCCGGAGCCGAACGGCGTGATATTGCCAAAAAAGCTGCCGCCGAGGAATACGATGGCGGAGTTAAAGAAGGAGATGGGTTTCTTGACAACTCTGGTCAGTATGTAAAAGGGGAATGAGCTGAATATCCAGCTTATTACGGCCACACCAACAGCAAGCCAGAGGTAGGCGCTGTTGATCCTGGTAAGAGCCCTGAGAGTGCCGGGCTTAAATGTAAGTGCGATGATAACAGCCATCGTAGCGATGCCGATTAACACAACAATTAGTATGCCTTTTTTAGCGCGCTCCAGGTCTACCCGCTCCGACATATCAACTCCACGACTCGTGCTGCAACTTCAACTGAAAAAGTCAAGCTTACCGTGGCAGATTCCAGGTAAGCTTGGAGGGCTTGCTAAGGCATAATTGTACAGCATACCGGTAAAAACGATAAGAGCTGCTTACCTGCGGAAATCTAACTTGCTTGCTCTTCGAACTCTTCGATGCCAAAATCCTCGAGCAAACCCCGAAACTGGCGTCTATGCTGTTGTGCTTGCTTTAAGATAACCTCGGCAAGAGGCCTGATCTGGGGATCCCATATCTCCTGAAGATGCAGCTCGTACTCGCGGACGATTGTCGACTCCATGTCATAGTCTTCGCGAATCACCACTTCATACTCAACCGGTGTCACTATATTTTCGGTGCTCGCAGTTGGGGTTCCCCCAATGTCTTGAATTGCGGTAACCAGCCATTGGACATGCTGGTTTTCGTCATTAATGATGTCTCCGAGGATACTCTGCGCCGGTTCGCGATCGATAAGCGTAAGGTGTAGCTCGTATTGAATCTTGGCTGTACGTGCTAGGCGTAAGAACTCATTACATATGTCGATTAGGTGTTGCCCGGATGCCATATGCCACTCCTCCATAATAAGCCGTAATCAGCTCGAACATCTTTGGATATGATGTTCCCATTACGAGGAGCATTAAAGCAGGACAAAGCGCGGGGTTAACAAGTTTTGCAGGTTGGAAGTACGTTATGATGCTTTGGAATCGGATTCGAGCGTATCGTATACTTCTTGGGCTTGATCGAACGCCGCTATCGATTCGATACGTTGAACTACCTTTAGCATGAGTTCAACAATCTGGGGGTCGAATTGTATGCCTGAACCGGCACTCAAACGTTTTGCACCTTCTATAAGCGGCATTTCCTGGCGATATACTCTGCTTGACGTCATGGCCTCAAGCGCATCGGCGACCGCAAGGATACGGGCGCTTAGCGGAATATCTTCGCCTGCGAGGCCGTCGGGATAGCCGCCGCCGTTAAACCACTCATGGTGGTGTCGAACTATCGGCAAGATATCTTTAAGGAATTCAATTGGTTCGATTATCTCCACGCTCATCACCGGATGACTCTTCATAATCTCCATTTCTTCTTCCGTAAGACGTCCCGGCTTGTTGAGAACGCCTTCATTAATACCGATCTTGCCGATATCATGAAGTAAGCCGGCGTATTCAATCGTTTGAACCTCTTCTTGCGAGAGACCAGCCTCTTGCGCTAGGGCGACCGCGAGCATGCTAACCCGGCCGGAGTGGTGCGCGGTATACGCATCGCGAGCGTCTATTGCGTTTGCAAGTGCTCGGATTGATTCGAGCGCCAAACTTCGATAACCATCGAGGAGGCTTGCGCTCCTTATCAGTACGGATATCTGACCGGCAAACAACTTAACCCGTTTGATCTCCATATTGCTGAACGTACGCTTTGCTTTATACCAGACAACCGTGCTCCCTATCGGTTTTCCTTCCGACATCAATGGAGCAGCGAGCATGGAATGGGCACCCAGACGCTCATACATCTCACGAGCATCCCCGGTAAGCTCGGACTTCTCAAGGTCTTCCAGGCATATAATTTCGCCGGTCGTAATGGCAGGGCAGAAACCGGGGTTTACGGTCTCGCCCTTAAGATTTGCAAAGAGGTGCAGCTTGCCGGCTCTGTCAAAACCGCGCAGGCTTTTAATCTCGATAAGTTCATCTTTGTTAAGAAGCGCCACGCAGCAATAGTCGGCGTTAATCAGCGCGGCCATTCGCTCCGAAATAAGGTCGAAAACCGTTGATACGTCGTAGCCGCTGTGTATTGCCACATTGATATCCGTCAGCAGCTCCAACTCTTCGGCTCTCGTTTCGAATTCATTGATTAAGTTCTCAGTCAAGTCAAACGGATTTATGTGTTCGATCGATTTGGAGATTTTAAAGAGCGGTTCGTGCGTTTTTCTAACGAAGGTCGAGAGCAGAATGAATTCGCACACATTGAGAGCGGCCACAACAACAAAGCCAACGATGGCTTTGCTTGTATCGAGCGCTGTACCGTTAGAAACCGCCCAAGCAGCAATACCGCACATCATAAGCGTTAGCAAGAAGCCCAACAAGCCTATACCTATAAACAATCGCTGTGTGCCCATATATCTAAATGCATTCTTCATAAGGTTCGGACCCCGTTGGAAACACGTAACCTGTTCACGCTAGTAGTATCGGCATAACGTCTACTGGTTTTAAGTATAAAATGCGCTTACCATACTGGTTGCTTGTTGCTGTGTTACGGAGATGCACTCAAGCAATCTATCGCCATTCCGGGCTAACAAAAAGAAAACTGTGGAATATACTGAGATAACCTGTAACGTAATGAAGGCGAGATAGCGGGTGTACGGTGGCACAGCGCAGATATATGAGCATTCGGGTTAAACTCATACTAACTTACCTTCTGGTTTCACTACCACTTGTTGTCTTGCTTGCAGCCTCGTTCTATGGTCTATACCGGGAGCGTATCAACGCCGCTATAAGCGAGCGTACCGAAATCGCCCGCCTTACTTCATCGAGTTTCAATCTCTTCTTAGAACAGACGCTCAACAACGCCTTTGTAGTGGGAACAGCGATTGTCAACCAGGGACTCAGCCGAGAGCACGCTACGGCTCTCCTGCAAAGCATTGCCCGCCGTGAGTTTGCTCCGAGCATCATCGGAAATCGCCCGAGCGCAATTGCCAATGCCGCTTTCTTAAACCCTCAGGGGGTGGTCCTGGCGGCATCCGCAACGGAAACTGTCGGACAAAACCTATCAAACGAATCTGCGGTTCATGCAATCATGCAGGGCAAAGACTCGGCGATAAGCAACCTGCAGCGTAATCCTGGAGGGTCAATCGGCTTCGTGATAACAATGGCTGTCATGCAGCCTCCGCCTGCTAGAGGCCAAATTACATCTGGGGGCAACCGCCCTCCTATCCCTGCTGGAATCATAGGGTTTTTCATCGACGCCAGCAAGCTAAGAAATGTCCTTGATGTTTCAGTCGCTAGCGGTGGAGTCAATATTGTCGATGCGTCAGGCCATTTAATCTATCATAGCCAGCTCGGCAATGCGCCGTTGAGCGCTCGTGATTGGGGCAACCAACCGTTCGTAAAGGCGGCGCTTAGCGGCAAAACATATACATCGGCGGGAGTACCTCTTCCGAACGGTTTGGGCACACGGCTCGGTGCCGAAATACCGATCAAGAATATCGGCTGGGCCGCAGGGGCTTTTGTGCCGGTCAATACCGTGCTGGCACCCATACAACGAGACGCACTGTTAAGTGCGCTTTTAACTCTAGCTATTTTGTTCATCGCCGTACTCTTCGCGTTTGTACTCGGGAACACCTTTGCCGACAATCTGATTGCACTCAAGGAGGAGATGGTCGAAGCGCCCCAGGAAGGCTTCAGCCACCGGATTGACATGAAAACCGGTGATGAGATTGAAGCCCTCGCGAGAAGCTTCAATCAGATGCAAGATGAAATTGTAGCGGCGCAACAAGAACAGCAGCGCTTACAGCAGCAACTGCAAGAACGCAATATTGAACTCGGCTCACTTTATGAAGCTCAGCGCAACGTGGCTTCGATTCTCCAGGAGAACTTATTGCCGAAAATCGTTCGGCGGGTCGATAATCTGGAGGTCGGTTTGAAGTTTCAATCTGCGACCGAAGCGGCGCTTATCGGCGGTGATTTCTACGACTTCTTCGAGATTTCCCCCGATCGGTACGGCGTCATCATTGGGGATGTCTCCGGTAAAGGTATTGAGGCTGCCGCACTTGCCTCTACCATAAGAAATACGCTGCGCGCGTTTGCCTACAATGAGAACTCACCCGGTCGGGCGCTGCAAAAAACAAACAACATCGCAATTATCGAGACCGAGCCGAGCATCTTTGTTACGCTGTTCTACGGTATATTCGACACCGCCCGCAATATACTTACCTACGCGAACGCGGGCCATTGGCCGCCTCTTATGTGTAGGGCGCAGGACAACGCATTTGAAGAGCTTAAAACAGGCGGGATAGCACTTGGTATAGTTGATAATCCCGAGTACGCCGACTACGCGGTAGAGCTCGCGCCCCGCTCGCTCGCAGTGCTCTTTACTGATGGGATTATTGAAGCGCGAGGCGCGGACGGGAGCTTTTTGGGTATTACGGGCCTCAGAGAAGTCGTGCGCGACGAGGCGTCTCTCCCCGCCATCGATATCGCGTCGCATATCATAGATCGCACGCGGTCATTTAGCGGTGGCAAACTGCTTGATGACGCCGCAGCATTAGTTATTAAGATTGGGTGATAAGGCAGCAGGCAAAGGCAGTGGTTCCTTTTAATATGAGCCGGTGCTTGCCGATGGCTATCGCAGATGATACGGGATACTTATGACAACGACGTCTCGCGAGAAGAACAGCAATCCTTTTAAGACAAGCGCCGTCTGGTTATGCAGGAAATTCTCCCACCAATGAGAGACCACAAACTCCGGAATAATAACAGTTACGATATCATCGCTCATCTCAGCTTCAATCTCGCGTAAGCGCTGCAAGAACGGGCTGGCTATATCACGATACGGCGAATCGATAATCTCCAGAGGAACGCCGAAATTGAATTTCTCCCAGCGTTGCCTCACCTTTTCGGTTTGGTCCGAGTCAATATCGATATGGACCGCACGAATAACTGTCGGGTTAAGCGATTTTGCATACTGCAAAGCCTCGACCGTCCCAACGTGAACAGAGGAAATCAGCACAACAACATTGTGTTTGATCTTCGGAACCTCTGTGAGCCTTTCGAGTGTCAGCTGGCTAGCAACCGACTGGTAGTGACGGTGGACCCCTCGGAATATAAGCACGAGAATCAGTGCAAGCACAATGACAATCCAGGCTCCTTGAATGAATTTTGCAATGGCGAGCACCAGCGTAACGATCAGGGTCGCGATACCACC
Coding sequences:
- a CDS encoding ferritin-like domain-containing protein; the protein is MASGQHLIDICNEFLRLARTAKIQYELHLTLIDREPAQSILGDIINDENQHVQWLVTAIQDIGGTPTASTENIVTPVEYEVVIREDYDMESTIVREYELHLQEIWDPQIRPLAEVILKQAQQHRRQFRGLLEDFGIEEFEEQAS
- a CDS encoding SpoIIE family protein phosphatase codes for the protein MAQRRYMSIRVKLILTYLLVSLPLVVLLAASFYGLYRERINAAISERTEIARLTSSSFNLFLEQTLNNAFVVGTAIVNQGLSREHATALLQSIARREFAPSIIGNRPSAIANAAFLNPQGVVLAASATETVGQNLSNESAVHAIMQGKDSAISNLQRNPGGSIGFVITMAVMQPPPARGQITSGGNRPPIPAGIIGFFIDASKLRNVLDVSVASGGVNIVDASGHLIYHSQLGNAPLSARDWGNQPFVKAALSGKTYTSAGVPLPNGLGTRLGAEIPIKNIGWAAGAFVPVNTVLAPIQRDALLSALLTLAILFIAVLFAFVLGNTFADNLIALKEEMVEAPQEGFSHRIDMKTGDEIEALARSFNQMQDEIVAAQQEQQRLQQQLQERNIELGSLYEAQRNVASILQENLLPKIVRRVDNLEVGLKFQSATEAALIGGDFYDFFEISPDRYGVIIGDVSGKGIEAAALASTIRNTLRAFAYNENSPGRALQKTNNIAIIETEPSIFVTLFYGIFDTARNILTYANAGHWPPLMCRAQDNAFEELKTGGIALGIVDNPEYADYAVELAPRSLAVLFTDGIIEARGADGSFLGITGLREVVRDEASLPAIDIASHIIDRTRSFSGGKLLDDAAALVIKIG
- a CDS encoding flippase-like domain-containing protein, which encodes MSERVDLERAKKGILIVVLIGIATMAVIIALTFKPGTLRALTRINSAYLWLAVGVAVISWIFSSFPFYILTRVVKKPISFFNSAIVFLGGSFFGNITPFGSGLLPAQIYILTHEGLSIGQATAVVSTRATISSWLFAVLGFTIFITFRSSLSSSVQASLLGIALAAAVWSLLTLFFIKQPVSAKNAVSRITGARFLVARVNAQRLESIRTRVYREIDYLSSNLKDLFAVRNTPAILAVFVSEIVAWFSMFAILPLVLIGFNAASNLGKLAFRILLIFSVAPVSPTPGGSGVVEAAFTGLLLGLVPGEIIGLIVLVWRAITYYLLTFVGGIVMVRFIAKVAFVANTSAKNT
- a CDS encoding HD domain-containing phosphohydrolase, producing MKNAFRYMGTQRLFIGIGLLGFLLTLMMCGIAAWAVSNGTALDTSKAIVGFVVVAALNVCEFILLSTFVRKTHEPLFKISKSIEHINPFDLTENLINEFETRAEELELLTDINVAIHSGYDVSTVFDLISERMAALINADYCCVALLNKDELIEIKSLRGFDRAGKLHLFANLKGETVNPGFCPAITTGEIICLEDLEKSELTGDAREMYERLGAHSMLAAPLMSEGKPIGSTVVWYKAKRTFSNMEIKRVKLFAGQISVLIRSASLLDGYRSLALESIRALANAIDARDAYTAHHSGRVSMLAVALAQEAGLSQEEVQTIEYAGLLHDIGKIGINEGVLNKPGRLTEEEMEIMKSHPVMSVEIIEPIEFLKDILPIVRHHHEWFNGGGYPDGLAGEDIPLSARILAVADALEAMTSSRVYRQEMPLIEGAKRLSAGSGIQFDPQIVELMLKVVQRIESIAAFDQAQEVYDTLESDSKAS